A region of Candidatus Methylomirabilota bacterium DNA encodes the following proteins:
- the murQ gene encoding N-acetylmuramic acid 6-phosphate etherase produces MPKIRYARLPTERPDPATRRLDRLDPLGIARLMNRADRAAVRAVARAAQPLARAVDLVVDALARGGRLLFVGAGTSGRLGVLEAAECPPTFGTPPRLVRAVMAGGRASVFRAAEGAEDDARAGARAVRRLAYRGDVVVGVAASGVTPFVRAALAAARGRGAATVLVTCNPTVPRGAARVVVALAVGPEVLAGSTRLKAGTATKLALNTLTTATFVRLGKVYGNRMVDLEPRSAKLRARALRLVGELGGVPPRTAARLLASAGGRAKPAIVMARLGVDAREARRRLAAARGFLRGALGG; encoded by the coding sequence ATGCCGAAGATTCGCTACGCGCGCCTGCCTACCGAGCGGCCCGATCCCGCGACTCGTCGTCTCGACCGCCTCGATCCCCTCGGGATCGCGCGGCTCATGAATCGCGCCGATCGCGCGGCGGTGCGGGCGGTGGCGCGCGCCGCGCAGCCCCTCGCGCGGGCCGTCGACCTGGTGGTGGACGCGCTCGCCCGGGGCGGGCGCCTGCTGTTCGTGGGGGCGGGGACGAGCGGACGGCTCGGCGTGCTGGAGGCCGCGGAATGCCCGCCCACCTTCGGCACGCCACCGCGCCTCGTGCGCGCGGTGATGGCAGGGGGGCGCGCGTCGGTGTTTCGCGCCGCCGAAGGCGCGGAGGACGACGCGCGCGCGGGCGCCCGCGCGGTGCGGAGGCTCGCGTACCGCGGCGATGTGGTGGTGGGCGTGGCGGCGAGCGGCGTCACCCCGTTCGTGCGGGCCGCGCTGGCGGCAGCGCGCGGCCGCGGCGCCGCCACGGTGCTCGTCACGTGCAATCCCACCGTGCCGCGGGGCGCGGCCCGGGTCGTCGTGGCGCTCGCTGTCGGACCGGAAGTGCTGGCGGGCTCGACGCGTCTCAAGGCCGGTACTGCCACCAAGCTCGCGCTCAACACGCTCACCACTGCGACCTTCGTGCGTCTCGGCAAGGTCTACGGCAACCGCATGGTGGATCTCGAGCCCCGCTCGGCGAAGCTGCGCGCCCGGGCGCTGCGGCTGGTCGGCGAGCTCGGCGGCGTGCCCCCGCGCACGGCGGCGCGGCTCCTCGCGTCGGCGGGCGGCCGCGCCAAGCCCGCGATCGTAATGGCGCGGCTGGGCGTCGACGCGCGGGAGGCCCGGCGCCGGCTCGCCGCGGCGCGCGGCTTCCTGCGCGGCGCGCTCGGCGGCTAG
- a CDS encoding DUF4864 domain-containing protein: MRLRTTAALFALLTVALVARLGLAQGPAPPTAPPDAKTLVQAATEPVMRQLEAFRRDDFDTAYGFASEEVQQRFDRVHFEEMVRVGYPEIARSVFAVVAEGERAANGNVYLVLKIRGANGMSIEAVYEMVSEPGGWKINGVVTKPDPGVV; the protein is encoded by the coding sequence ATGAGGCTCCGAACCACGGCGGCGCTCTTCGCATTGCTGACCGTCGCGCTGGTGGCTCGCCTCGGTCTCGCGCAAGGGCCCGCGCCGCCCACCGCGCCGCCCGACGCCAAGACGCTGGTGCAGGCGGCCACCGAGCCCGTCATGCGCCAGCTGGAAGCATTCCGTCGCGACGATTTCGACACCGCCTACGGCTTCGCGTCGGAAGAGGTCCAGCAGCGCTTCGACCGCGTCCACTTCGAGGAGATGGTGCGCGTGGGCTATCCCGAGATCGCGCGCTCGGTGTTCGCGGTGGTGGCGGAAGGCGAGCGCGCGGCCAACGGTAATGTCTATCTCGTGCTCAAGATCCGCGGCGCCAACGGCATGAGCATCGAGGCCGTCTACGAGATGGTGAGCGAACCCGGCGGCTGGAAGATCAACGGCGTCGTCACCAAGCCCGATCCGGGAGTCGTCTAG
- a CDS encoding permease: MDASFLILLGLTIAALAYALVKDPALAARGLQSSGRLFGSVWMELALGFVLAGLLDVLIPPPVLSRWMGEDHLGRGILVGWGAGLILPGGPYLVFPVVANLFRSGAAAGPLIALLTAKTLVSPVRMLTYEAPLLGWPMTLARLIPGVLLPPALGWLGHWLYTLFARR, encoded by the coding sequence ATGGACGCCAGCTTCCTGATCCTGCTCGGCCTGACGATCGCGGCGCTCGCGTACGCGCTCGTCAAGGACCCGGCGCTCGCCGCGCGCGGTCTGCAATCGAGCGGGCGCCTGTTCGGCTCGGTCTGGATGGAGCTGGCGCTTGGCTTCGTGCTGGCCGGGCTTCTCGACGTGCTGATCCCGCCGCCGGTGCTCTCGCGCTGGATGGGCGAGGATCATCTCGGACGCGGCATCCTCGTGGGCTGGGGCGCAGGACTCATCCTGCCAGGCGGCCCGTATCTCGTCTTCCCCGTCGTCGCCAATCTCTTCCGCAGCGGCGCAGCGGCGGGCCCTCTCATCGCGCTGCTCACCGCGAAGACTCTCGTGAGCCCGGTGCGCATGCTCACCTACGAGGCGCCGCTGCTCGGCTGGCCCATGACGCTCGCCCGCCTCATCCCCGGCGTGCTCCTGCCGCCGGCGCTGGGCTGGCTCGGACACTGGCTGTACACGTTGTTCGCGCGCCGCTGA
- a CDS encoding APC family permease yields the protein MGLRRTLGLAQVTLAGIGVILGAGVYALIGPAAGLAGPALWLAFLLTGVAAGCTAYTYARIGSMRPRDSPEFQYTALAFGNRAGFVAGWLMLAADLLAVATVALGFGGYLAHLAGVPMVAGALALLVAVGALLLVGVGESVGLAIALTIVEAAGLVFVIAIGVPSWHRLNLFESPQGMSGLIGGGALIFFSYLGFDELGNFAEEMRDPARNLPRALYLSMIGATLIYVLVALSATAVVDWRELSASSAPLALVARHALGSTADLVLSLVALAATANTVLLLLLAASRSVYGMADAGVLPARLAVVGPRSIPSLAALLVTGVAAVLVLPGDLARAAALTDAAVLASFILVSLSLPRLTFAGATGAHGGRYVADLAVPGLAVLMCGGLLLHTGGASIAVAVGLGLLGLALTLRRGWRPPA from the coding sequence GTGGGCCTCCGACGCACCCTGGGGCTCGCGCAGGTCACCCTCGCGGGCATCGGCGTCATCCTTGGGGCGGGCGTCTATGCGCTGATCGGCCCCGCCGCGGGACTTGCCGGTCCGGCGCTCTGGCTGGCCTTCCTCCTGACCGGCGTCGCGGCGGGCTGCACCGCCTATACCTACGCGCGAATCGGATCCATGCGGCCGCGCGATTCGCCGGAGTTCCAGTACACGGCGCTCGCCTTCGGCAACCGCGCCGGCTTCGTGGCGGGCTGGCTCATGCTGGCCGCCGATCTGCTCGCCGTCGCCACGGTGGCGCTGGGCTTCGGCGGCTATCTCGCGCACCTCGCCGGCGTGCCGATGGTCGCCGGTGCCCTCGCGCTCCTGGTTGCAGTCGGCGCCCTCCTGCTGGTGGGCGTCGGCGAGTCCGTCGGCCTCGCGATCGCTCTCACCATCGTGGAGGCGGCCGGGCTCGTCTTCGTGATCGCGATCGGCGTGCCCTCATGGCATCGGCTGAATCTCTTCGAATCGCCCCAAGGGATGAGCGGCCTCATCGGCGGCGGCGCGCTGATCTTCTTCTCCTATCTCGGCTTCGACGAGCTGGGCAACTTCGCCGAGGAAATGCGTGACCCCGCTCGGAACCTGCCGCGCGCCCTCTATCTCTCGATGATCGGCGCCACTCTCATCTACGTGCTCGTGGCGCTCTCGGCGACGGCGGTGGTGGACTGGCGGGAGCTGAGCGCCTCGTCGGCGCCGCTTGCGCTGGTGGCCCGCCACGCGCTCGGATCCACCGCCGATCTCGTGTTGAGCCTCGTGGCTCTGGCCGCCACCGCCAACACCGTGCTCCTCCTGCTGCTCGCGGCGTCCCGCTCGGTCTACGGGATGGCCGATGCCGGAGTGCTGCCGGCGCGGCTTGCCGTGGTCGGCCCGCGGTCGATCCCGAGTCTGGCCGCGCTCCTCGTCACGGGCGTCGCCGCCGTGCTCGTCCTGCCCGGCGATCTCGCCCGAGCGGCCGCGCTCACCGACGCCGCGGTGCTCGCGAGCTTCATCCTGGTGAGCCTGAGCCTGCCCCGTCTCACCTTTGCCGGGGCCACGGGGGCGCACGGGGGGCGCTACGTGGCGGATCTGGCCGTGCCCGGTCTCGCAGTGCTGATGTGCGGCGGGCTCCTGCTCCACACCGGCGGGGCCAGCATCGCCGTCGCCGTCGGTCTCGGGCTACTGGGTCTGGCGCTGACCCTTCGCCGCGGGTGGCGCCCGCCCGCCTAG
- a CDS encoding IlvD/Edd family dehydratase, which translates to MADVPLRSHNWFGKKDLDGFAHRSWVKAEGFSEAMFDGRPVIGIANSWSELTSCNAHLRQVAEAVKRGVLSAGGFPLEFPTISLGEVLMKPTTMLFRNLMAMDVEECIRAYPLDGVVLLSGCDKTTPAMLMGAASADVPAIVVTGGPMLRGIRGQEELGSGTDTWRLWAERRAGRLSEEEFCEYEACMSRSAGHCMVMGTASTMAAMAEALGMALPGNAAIPAADARRMALAELTGRRIVDMAREGLKPSRILTPAAFDNAVRADMAIGGSTNAIIHLVAIAGRAGVRLPLTRFDELSRTTPLLVNVKPSGKYLMEDFFYAGGLPAVLRELLPLLHRDALTVNGKTLGENVAGAENWNRDVIRPLDTPIAPEGGTVILTGNLCPDGAVLKQSAASSHLLTHRGRAVVFEDHADLHARIDDPSLRVDETSVLVLKRVGPKGAPGMPEWGAAPIPARLLKAGVKDMVRISDARMSGTSYGTVVLHVSPEAAVGGPLALVQDGDEIELDVFNRRLTLRVPDEELARRRAAWRPQPPHYERGYGRLFLDHVLQAHEGVDFDFLRGKTPVRFEDSAGPSHA; encoded by the coding sequence ATGGCCGACGTTCCGCTGCGAAGCCACAACTGGTTCGGAAAGAAGGATCTCGACGGCTTCGCCCACCGTTCGTGGGTGAAGGCCGAGGGCTTCAGCGAGGCCATGTTCGACGGACGGCCGGTCATCGGCATCGCCAACTCGTGGTCGGAGCTGACGAGCTGCAACGCGCATCTTCGCCAGGTGGCGGAGGCGGTCAAGCGTGGCGTCCTCTCCGCGGGCGGCTTTCCTCTGGAGTTCCCCACGATCTCGCTGGGCGAAGTCCTCATGAAGCCCACCACCATGCTGTTCCGCAACCTGATGGCCATGGACGTGGAGGAGTGCATCCGCGCGTATCCCCTCGACGGCGTCGTGCTCCTCTCGGGCTGCGACAAGACCACGCCGGCCATGCTGATGGGCGCCGCGTCCGCGGACGTGCCCGCCATCGTGGTCACCGGCGGCCCGATGCTGCGCGGGATCCGGGGTCAGGAGGAACTGGGCTCGGGGACGGACACCTGGCGGCTCTGGGCCGAGCGCCGCGCCGGCCGCCTCAGCGAGGAGGAGTTCTGCGAGTACGAGGCGTGCATGTCGCGCTCGGCCGGACACTGCATGGTGATGGGTACCGCGTCCACGATGGCCGCGATGGCGGAGGCGCTCGGTATGGCGCTGCCGGGTAATGCCGCGATTCCCGCGGCGGACGCGCGGCGCATGGCGCTCGCCGAGCTGACGGGCCGCCGCATCGTCGACATGGCCCGCGAGGGACTCAAGCCCTCACGCATCCTCACCCCGGCCGCGTTCGACAACGCCGTGCGCGCCGACATGGCGATCGGGGGCTCGACGAACGCGATCATCCACCTGGTGGCGATCGCGGGGCGCGCCGGGGTGCGCCTGCCCCTCACCCGCTTCGACGAGCTCTCGCGCACTACGCCGCTGCTCGTCAACGTGAAGCCCTCGGGGAAGTACCTCATGGAGGACTTCTTCTACGCGGGCGGCCTGCCCGCGGTGCTGCGTGAGCTCCTGCCGCTGCTGCACCGCGATGCGCTCACCGTCAACGGCAAGACGCTGGGCGAGAACGTCGCCGGCGCGGAGAACTGGAACCGCGACGTGATCCGGCCCCTCGACACGCCCATCGCCCCGGAGGGCGGTACCGTCATTCTCACGGGCAATCTCTGTCCGGACGGCGCGGTCCTCAAGCAGTCCGCGGCCTCGTCGCATCTCCTGACGCATCGTGGGCGCGCCGTCGTGTTCGAGGACCACGCCGATCTCCACGCGCGCATCGACGATCCCTCACTGCGGGTCGATGAGACCTCGGTGCTCGTGCTCAAGCGCGTCGGGCCCAAGGGCGCGCCCGGGATGCCCGAGTGGGGCGCCGCGCCCATTCCCGCACGCCTGCTGAAGGCGGGGGTGAAGGACATGGTGCGCATCTCGGACGCACGGATGAGCGGGACTTCGTACGGCACCGTCGTGCTGCACGTCTCGCCGGAAGCGGCGGTGGGCGGGCCGCTCGCCCTCGTCCAGGACGGCGACGAGATCGAGCTCGATGTATTCAACCGCCGGTTGACCCTGCGGGTTCCGGACGAGGAGCTGGCGCGGAGACGGGCGGCGTGGAGGCCGCAGCCGCCGCACTACGAGCGGGGCTACGGGCGGCTCTTCCTCGACCATGTGCTGCAGGCCCACGAGGGCGTGGACTTCGATTTCCTGCGGGGAAAGACGCCGGTGCGCTTCGAGGACAGCGCCGGACCGAGCCACGCGTAA
- a CDS encoding GAF domain-containing protein: MLPAGSPFVDGLLVLTGAVACLAIGHLALWVGRRADRLSFWVAAWCTLTFTYINGHFVQAAAITPTQALVGARVCWTSAFLLVPVVIGLAHALVDRPAPPRGLWVTGLVGAGLVALLWLTDTIVEPQTYLRRDWVWGTHLAVMPGPLQRLMLPYSLGMFVYGIVLIWRARNLVKWERRLFLAAFAFYFAVSINDVLHASRVIDGGRLFDFGFAGIAAGLTYFQIRRHNDLFGRLEEQVAARTSELTARRDQLATLADLTQSLTSTLALEKVLQRFVGHAVALFANSLARLWLLDEDGRTLTLRAHAGATSDAVGVTRLALGEGLMGTIAATRQPLVIDDVREEARTRNVARVRAEGTVSFAGVPLLLGERTLGALGVAVRERRHFSPEDVRPLQLLAGHAAIAIENARLYQTLEERLTRQQTLTRLTRLISGSLDTPTVLAEISRAAGRLMESPLALFWVADRERQTLRFAEPSDPELAADFPLREVRFDEGIVGWIATRREPVMVADVFPDSRFRAHEWWRRHDLTSFYGLPVMLDGALLAVLTFNSRRPFDMTPVNQDFLDSFVAQAALALRNASLFEAEAAARRDVEHALAQVKQLHGLLPICAYCKKIRNDRNYWEAIESYIGERSAATFSHGICPECRERVVGPELERWKEGRRGP; encoded by the coding sequence ATGCTTCCCGCCGGCTCGCCCTTCGTCGATGGGCTGCTCGTCCTGACGGGTGCCGTCGCGTGCCTCGCCATCGGCCACCTCGCCCTATGGGTCGGCCGGCGCGCCGACCGGCTCTCGTTCTGGGTCGCCGCGTGGTGCACCCTCACCTTCACGTACATCAACGGCCACTTCGTGCAGGCCGCCGCGATCACGCCGACGCAGGCGCTCGTGGGAGCCCGCGTGTGCTGGACCAGCGCGTTCCTGCTCGTCCCGGTGGTGATCGGCCTCGCCCACGCGTTGGTGGACCGTCCCGCTCCCCCGCGCGGCCTCTGGGTCACCGGGCTCGTGGGCGCCGGGCTCGTCGCCCTCCTCTGGCTCACCGACACGATCGTCGAGCCCCAGACCTATCTGCGCCGCGACTGGGTCTGGGGCACCCACCTGGCCGTCATGCCCGGGCCGCTCCAGCGCCTCATGCTGCCGTACAGCCTGGGCATGTTCGTGTACGGCATCGTCCTGATCTGGCGCGCACGGAACCTCGTGAAATGGGAGCGGCGCCTCTTCCTGGCCGCCTTCGCGTTCTACTTCGCCGTGTCGATCAACGACGTGCTTCATGCCTCGCGGGTGATCGACGGCGGGCGCCTCTTCGACTTCGGCTTCGCCGGCATCGCGGCGGGCCTGACCTATTTCCAGATCCGCCGCCATAACGACCTCTTCGGCCGCCTCGAGGAGCAGGTGGCGGCGCGCACCAGCGAGCTGACGGCGCGGCGCGATCAGCTCGCGACCCTGGCCGACCTCACCCAGAGCCTCACGTCCACCCTGGCGCTCGAGAAGGTGCTCCAGCGCTTCGTGGGCCACGCGGTGGCGCTGTTCGCCAACTCGCTCGCGCGGCTCTGGCTCCTCGACGAGGACGGCCGCACGCTGACGCTGCGCGCGCACGCGGGCGCCACCAGCGACGCCGTCGGCGTCACGCGGCTGGCCCTCGGCGAGGGCCTCATGGGGACGATCGCGGCCACCCGACAGCCGCTGGTGATCGACGACGTGCGGGAGGAGGCGCGCACGCGCAACGTCGCCCGCGTCCGGGCGGAGGGCACGGTGTCGTTCGCGGGCGTGCCGCTGCTGCTCGGCGAGCGCACGCTCGGAGCCCTCGGGGTCGCGGTGCGCGAGCGGCGCCACTTCAGCCCGGAAGATGTCCGCCCGTTGCAGCTCCTCGCCGGGCACGCCGCCATTGCCATCGAGAACGCGCGCCTCTATCAGACGCTGGAGGAGCGCCTGACGCGGCAGCAGACCTTGACGCGGCTGACCCGCCTCATCTCCGGCTCGCTCGACACGCCGACCGTGCTCGCCGAGATCAGCCGCGCGGCGGGCCGGCTCATGGAATCGCCGCTGGCGCTCTTCTGGGTGGCGGACCGCGAGCGCCAGACGCTCCGATTCGCGGAGCCGTCCGATCCCGAGCTCGCCGCCGATTTCCCGCTGCGCGAAGTGCGCTTCGACGAGGGCATCGTGGGCTGGATCGCCACGCGTCGCGAGCCCGTCATGGTGGCCGACGTCTTCCCCGACTCGCGCTTCCGCGCGCACGAGTGGTGGCGCCGGCACGACCTCACGAGCTTCTACGGGCTGCCCGTCATGCTCGACGGCGCGCTCCTCGCCGTGCTGACGTTCAACTCACGCCGGCCTTTCGACATGACGCCGGTCAACCAGGACTTCCTCGACAGCTTCGTGGCGCAGGCCGCGCTCGCGCTCCGCAATGCGAGCCTGTTCGAGGCGGAGGCGGCGGCGCGTCGCGACGTGGAGCACGCCCTCGCTCAGGTGAAGCAGCTCCACGGCCTCCTGCCCATCTGCGCGTACTGCAAGAAGATCCGCAACGACCGGAACTACTGGGAGGCCATCGAGTCCTACATCGGCGAGCGCTCCGCGGCGACGTTCAGCCACGGCATCTGCCCGGAATGCCGGGAGCGAGTGGTGGGGCCGGAGCTCGAGCGGTGGAAGGAGGGGCGGCGGGGCCCCTGA
- a CDS encoding PQQ-dependent sugar dehydrogenase, whose protein sequence is MRCSIPTPLAVIIFGSGILLAPLAYAQAPPTWKQGQPSNMADSTLAPIPQPPAPKAAAEIPVDKIKVPPGFKVSLWASGINNARVMTWGDKGTLFVSSRTAGNLYAVVDKGGQREVKQLAKGLNLPNGLAFKDGTLYVAEIHRITKMVGIEDKLDAPPAMEVVYDTLPKDVPHGWKYLAFGPDGKLYFNIGAPCNICIPPDTHANISRVNPDGTGFEYFAHGVRNSVGFDWHPVTKELYFATHARDWLGDDLPSDRLDVAPKKGLHFGFPFCHQGDIPDPEFGKGRSCGEFAAPLLKTGPHVAGNGVEFYTGSMFPAAYKNRIFLAQRGSWNRNQKIGFRVMMVTLNPGGAPKYEPFAEGWLQGSEIWGRPVYTRQMKDGSLLISDDYAGAIFRVTYQP, encoded by the coding sequence ATGCGGTGCAGCATCCCGACGCCCCTCGCGGTGATCATCTTCGGATCCGGCATCCTGCTCGCGCCCCTGGCCTACGCCCAGGCGCCCCCGACGTGGAAGCAGGGCCAGCCCTCCAACATGGCCGACTCCACGCTGGCCCCGATCCCGCAGCCGCCCGCGCCCAAGGCGGCCGCCGAGATCCCCGTCGACAAGATCAAGGTACCGCCGGGCTTCAAGGTCTCCCTCTGGGCCTCGGGCATCAACAACGCCCGCGTCATGACCTGGGGCGACAAGGGCACGCTCTTCGTCAGCAGCCGCACTGCCGGCAATCTCTACGCGGTGGTGGACAAGGGCGGCCAGCGTGAGGTGAAGCAGCTTGCCAAGGGGCTCAATCTCCCCAACGGGCTCGCCTTCAAGGACGGCACCCTCTACGTGGCGGAGATTCACCGCATCACGAAGATGGTGGGCATCGAGGACAAGCTCGACGCTCCTCCCGCGATGGAAGTGGTCTACGACACCCTGCCCAAGGACGTGCCGCACGGGTGGAAGTACCTGGCCTTCGGCCCCGACGGGAAGCTCTACTTCAACATCGGCGCGCCCTGTAACATCTGCATCCCGCCCGACACCCACGCCAACATCTCGCGCGTGAACCCGGACGGCACCGGCTTCGAGTACTTCGCGCACGGCGTCCGCAACAGCGTCGGGTTCGACTGGCATCCCGTGACGAAGGAGCTCTACTTCGCCACCCATGCGCGTGACTGGCTGGGCGACGATCTGCCGAGCGACCGCCTCGACGTGGCGCCGAAGAAGGGGCTGCACTTCGGCTTCCCCTTCTGCCATCAGGGGGACATTCCCGATCCCGAGTTCGGCAAGGGCCGGTCCTGCGGCGAGTTCGCGGCGCCGCTCTTGAAGACCGGGCCGCACGTGGCCGGCAACGGCGTGGAGTTCTACACCGGCTCGATGTTCCCCGCCGCCTACAAGAACCGGATCTTCCTCGCCCAGCGCGGGTCCTGGAATCGCAATCAGAAGATCGGCTTCCGCGTGATGATGGTGACCCTCAATCCGGGCGGCGCACCCAAGTACGAGCCCTTCGCGGAAGGGTGGCTGCAGGGCAGCGAGATCTGGGGCCGGCCCGTCTACACCCGGCAGATGAAGGACGGCTCGCTCCTGATCAGCGACGACTACGCGGGGGCGATCTTCCGGGTGACCTACCAGCCCTGA
- a CDS encoding SDR family NAD(P)-dependent oxidoreductase — protein sequence MRFAGKVALITAAASGIGRATADIIAAEGGTVVAVDTDKARLETMLAEIGKAGGRAFGRPADALDSHQVEDVVKTAVSEHGRIDILVNAVGGSTIIKNPAATVEEQTLAEWQRLIAFNLDGTFLFCHAVAPVMKRQGGGKIVNISSIAGRGISASSSGAYAAAKGGIIAFTRKLAHELGPFGVNVNAIAPSLTLTERLRPRWDGWDDARKAEERTKHPLRRVADARDQARVICFLASADADFVTGITIDVTGGI from the coding sequence ATGCGATTCGCCGGGAAAGTCGCGCTGATCACCGCGGCGGCCAGCGGCATCGGCCGCGCCACCGCCGACATCATCGCCGCCGAGGGTGGCACCGTGGTGGCGGTGGACACCGACAAGGCGCGGCTCGAGACGATGCTGGCGGAGATCGGCAAGGCCGGTGGCCGCGCCTTCGGGCGCCCGGCCGATGCCCTCGACTCTCATCAGGTCGAGGACGTGGTGAAGACGGCGGTGAGCGAGCACGGCCGCATCGACATCCTGGTGAACGCGGTGGGCGGCAGCACCATCATCAAGAATCCCGCGGCGACGGTGGAAGAGCAGACGCTCGCCGAGTGGCAGCGCCTCATCGCCTTCAACCTCGACGGCACCTTCCTCTTCTGCCATGCCGTCGCACCGGTCATGAAGCGTCAGGGCGGGGGGAAAATCGTCAACATCTCGTCGATCGCCGGGCGCGGCATCAGCGCGTCGAGCAGCGGCGCCTACGCCGCCGCCAAGGGCGGCATCATCGCCTTCACGCGCAAGCTCGCCCACGAGCTGGGGCCCTTCGGGGTGAACGTGAACGCGATCGCGCCGAGCCTCACGCTGACGGAGCGACTGCGGCCGCGCTGGGACGGCTGGGACGACGCCCGCAAGGCGGAGGAGCGCACGAAGCATCCGCTGCGCCGGGTGGCGGACGCGCGTGATCAGGCGCGGGTGATCTGCTTCCTGGCATCCGCCGACGCCGACTTCGTCACCGGCATCACCATCGACGTGACGGGCGGAATCTAG
- a CDS encoding c-type cytochrome — protein sequence MALAVAVLLAATAQVARAGDVEAGRQKSAPCAACHGPDGNATRPGVPSIAGQPNFFTHWQLIKYRDGRRKDPQMSAPAENLSDTDMADLAAFYEAQRPRSRGSKTEPARVSEGRRLAILHHCTSCHRPDLSGQQQVPRLAGQDLDYLLKLLRSFKAKTATDLDGLMTMSAQPLHEEDIVNLVHFLASLGGEAP from the coding sequence ATGGCTCTGGCGGTCGCCGTGCTGCTGGCGGCGACGGCTCAGGTCGCGCGGGCGGGAGACGTCGAAGCGGGCCGTCAGAAATCCGCGCCGTGCGCAGCCTGCCACGGGCCCGACGGCAATGCCACCAGGCCCGGGGTGCCGTCGATCGCCGGGCAGCCGAACTTCTTCACGCACTGGCAGCTCATCAAGTATCGTGACGGCCGCCGCAAGGACCCGCAGATGTCGGCGCCGGCGGAGAATCTCTCCGACACCGACATGGCGGACCTGGCCGCGTTCTACGAGGCGCAGCGGCCGCGGTCGCGCGGCTCCAAGACCGAGCCTGCGCGGGTCTCGGAGGGGCGCCGGCTCGCGATCCTGCATCACTGCACCTCCTGCCACCGTCCCGACCTCAGCGGACAGCAGCAGGTGCCGCGCCTGGCCGGCCAGGATCTCGACTATTTGCTGAAGCTCCTGCGGAGCTTCAAGGCGAAGACGGCGACCGACCTCGACGGCTTGATGACCATGTCCGCCCAGCCGCTCCACGAAGAGGATATCGTGAACCTCGTCCACTTCCTCGCGAGCCTGGGCGGCGAGGCGCCCTAG
- a CDS encoding acyl-CoA dehydrogenase family protein: MDFDFTETQQAFRQEIRAWLERNVPEELRGRGFASSRGEPEAVARLRAWQRTLHKAGYVGMDWPPEYGGRGASLVEQVMLYEEMARAQAPQPLNRSGLSMLGPTLMKHGTAVQKGRHLDKILTAEEIWCQGFSEPNAGSDLANLQTRALLDGDWYVLNGQKVWTSLAHVADMGFFLVRTDPTAAKHKGITFILVDMKTPGITVRPLRQITGEAEFNEVFLDNVRVPAANVVGKVNEGWGVAITTLAYERDVLTMIRHISLRTALERLIALARRTRRNGRSAAEEPVIRQKIAALVVAERCIQLNGYRSLTKILRGGAPGPEGSTSKLFWSQVDQDLAELATEVLGPYSQIVAGSDWAADEGQWAFYACLARGSGIRAGTSEILRNILSERVLGLPKD, from the coding sequence ATGGATTTTGATTTCACAGAGACCCAGCAGGCCTTCCGCCAGGAGATTCGCGCCTGGCTCGAGCGCAACGTGCCGGAGGAGCTGCGCGGCCGCGGGTTCGCGTCGTCGCGCGGTGAGCCCGAGGCGGTGGCGCGGCTACGCGCCTGGCAGCGGACGCTGCACAAGGCCGGCTATGTCGGCATGGATTGGCCCCCGGAGTACGGCGGGCGCGGGGCGTCGCTGGTCGAGCAGGTCATGCTCTACGAGGAGATGGCGCGGGCGCAGGCGCCGCAGCCCCTGAACCGGAGCGGGCTCTCCATGCTCGGGCCCACCCTCATGAAGCACGGCACCGCGGTGCAGAAGGGACGGCACCTCGACAAGATCCTCACCGCCGAGGAGATCTGGTGCCAGGGCTTCTCGGAGCCTAACGCCGGCAGCGATCTGGCGAACCTCCAGACCCGCGCCCTGCTCGACGGCGACTGGTACGTGCTGAACGGGCAGAAGGTGTGGACGAGCCTCGCCCACGTCGCGGACATGGGGTTCTTCCTCGTGCGTACCGATCCCACCGCCGCCAAGCACAAGGGCATCACCTTCATCCTCGTCGACATGAAGACACCGGGGATCACGGTGCGGCCGCTGCGCCAGATCACCGGCGAGGCGGAGTTCAACGAGGTGTTCCTCGACAACGTCCGGGTGCCCGCGGCCAACGTGGTCGGCAAGGTCAACGAGGGCTGGGGCGTGGCCATCACCACGCTCGCCTACGAGCGCGACGTGCTCACGATGATCCGCCACATCAGCCTGCGCACCGCCCTCGAGCGCCTCATCGCTCTCGCGCGGCGCACGCGCCGGAACGGCCGCAGCGCGGCCGAGGAGCCGGTGATCCGCCAGAAGATCGCCGCGCTCGTGGTGGCCGAGCGCTGCATCCAGCTCAACGGCTATCGGAGCCTCACCAAGATCCTCCGGGGCGGCGCGCCGGGACCGGAGGGCTCGACCTCCAAGCTCTTCTGGAGCCAGGTCGATCAGGACCTGGCCGAGCTCGCCACCGAGGTGCTCGGTCCTTACTCGCAGATCGTGGCGGGCAGCGACTGGGCGGCGGACGAGGGCCAGTGGGCCTTCTACGCTTGCCTCGCGCGGGGGAGTGGCATCCGCGCCGGCACGTCCGAGATCCTCCGCAACATCCTGAGCGAGCGCGTGCTCGGCCTGCCCAAGGACTAG